Proteins encoded together in one Deinococcus irradiatisoli window:
- a CDS encoding Rqc2 family fibronectin-binding protein: MEGLALAHTLRELRAHLPARTLGWVFPDETTAALLIEGQRGVSNLVLSYRPPQPVMYLSAERLRGEAHNAFQRFLAGRVRGELTGAEQLKLDRVAQLHFSGERGFVDVPPVRLLFELTGRNTNLLVLETADQPGVWQGRILTAGREITHSRNRFRTVRSGGEYVPPPPYSKLDPRTLSEEEARGLADLPLSRWRDQVDGLGPALSAELIHRSRLSGAPGERWPEALAALRSLVDDPTLSASDASLNEASREAARAEKAAQLRKALREPLTKRLTLLTHQLGDVERATSGLEEAEQDRREADLLMAYAHTVEPGASSAVLPDFSGEGEVPLALDPALTPIQNAEKRYARARRREEVFERLAEREPVLRADYAEVQSRLADLDQASLAELEALDSQLTAEQPVRSPYGARYVSPGGFEVLVGRNNKENAVLTHRLGRSTDYWFHVQGYAGSHVLVRTGGRDLDLPDILYAAGLAAQHSKARQGGNVPVDYTRIKQVWRPKGAPAGQVHYTQQKTVYVDPHGG, translated from the coding sequence ATGGAAGGTCTAGCGCTCGCCCACACCCTGCGTGAACTGCGCGCCCACCTGCCGGCCCGCACGCTCGGCTGGGTCTTTCCCGACGAAACCACGGCGGCCCTGCTGATCGAAGGCCAGCGCGGCGTCAGTAATCTGGTGCTCTCGTACCGCCCGCCGCAGCCGGTGATGTACCTCAGCGCCGAGCGGCTGCGCGGCGAAGCGCACAACGCCTTTCAGCGCTTTCTGGCCGGACGTGTGCGCGGCGAACTCACCGGCGCCGAGCAGCTCAAGCTCGACCGGGTGGCCCAGCTGCACTTTTCCGGCGAGCGCGGCTTCGTGGACGTGCCGCCGGTGCGCCTGCTGTTCGAGTTGACCGGGCGCAACACCAACCTGCTGGTGCTGGAAACGGCGGATCAGCCCGGCGTCTGGCAGGGACGCATCCTGACGGCGGGGCGCGAGATCACCCACAGCCGCAACCGCTTCCGCACCGTTCGCAGCGGCGGCGAGTACGTGCCGCCGCCGCCGTACAGCAAGCTTGATCCGCGCACCCTGAGCGAGGAGGAAGCGCGGGGACTGGCCGACCTGCCGCTCTCCCGCTGGCGCGACCAGGTGGACGGGCTAGGACCGGCCCTGAGCGCCGAGCTGATTCACCGCAGCCGGCTGAGCGGCGCACCGGGCGAGCGCTGGCCCGAGGCGCTCGCGGCCCTGCGCAGCCTGGTGGACGACCCCACGCTGAGCGCCTCGGACGCCAGCCTCAACGAGGCTTCCCGCGAGGCCGCCCGCGCCGAGAAGGCCGCGCAGCTGCGAAAAGCCCTGCGCGAACCGCTGACCAAGCGCCTGACCCTGCTGACCCACCAGCTCGGTGACGTGGAGCGGGCCACCAGCGGCCTGGAAGAAGCCGAGCAGGACCGCCGCGAGGCCGACCTGCTGATGGCCTATGCACACACCGTCGAGCCCGGCGCGTCGTCGGCCGTGCTGCCGGATTTTTCCGGCGAGGGCGAGGTGCCGCTGGCGCTCGACCCGGCCTTGACCCCCATTCAGAACGCCGAGAAGCGCTACGCCCGCGCCCGCCGCCGCGAGGAGGTCTTCGAGCGACTGGCCGAGCGCGAACCGGTCCTGCGTGCCGACTACGCCGAAGTTCAAAGCCGCCTGGCCGATCTGGACCAGGCCAGCCTGGCCGAGCTCGAGGCGCTGGACAGCCAGCTGACCGCCGAGCAGCCGGTGCGCAGTCCTTACGGGGCGCGCTACGTCTCGCCGGGCGGCTTCGAGGTGCTGGTGGGCCGCAACAACAAGGAAAATGCCGTGCTGACCCACCGGCTGGGACGCAGCACCGACTACTGGTTTCACGTGCAGGGCTACGCCGGCTCACACGTGCTGGTGCGTACCGGCGGGCGCGACCTGGATTTGCCGGACATCCTCTACGCCGCCGGGCTGGCCGCCCAGCACAGCAAGGCGCGTCAGGGCGGCAACGTGCCGGTGGACTACACCCGCATCAAACAGGTCTGGCGGCCCAAGGGCGCGCCGGCCGGACAGGTGCACTACACGCAGCAGAAAACCGTCTACGTTGACCCTCACGGGGGCTGA
- a CDS encoding GNAT family N-acetyltransferase, giving the protein MTAMAGPNWERVTLKPLLDMNNAEWRTLYSYFRDRELADWNGAQPIRLPEWLFRKVMQDEERGGERHGFGIMDEQQRLIGSIELYDLRPSPPARPTTATLGVMIGERRLWGAGYGREAVQAVLHWAFTQREPPLRRVRLTTFSHNRRAQRSFTAVGFREVGRSEQPGRTDVHMEITAEEWPHARSDT; this is encoded by the coding sequence ATGACGGCGATGGCCGGGCCGAATTGGGAGCGGGTGACGCTCAAACCGCTCCTCGACATGAACAATGCCGAGTGGCGCACCTTGTACAGCTACTTCCGCGACCGCGAGCTGGCCGACTGGAACGGCGCGCAGCCGATCCGGCTGCCGGAGTGGCTCTTTCGCAAGGTGATGCAGGACGAGGAGCGCGGCGGCGAGCGCCACGGCTTCGGCATCATGGACGAGCAGCAGCGCCTGATCGGCAGCATCGAACTCTACGACCTGCGTCCCTCGCCGCCGGCCCGCCCCACCACCGCCACGCTGGGCGTGATGATCGGCGAGCGCCGGCTGTGGGGCGCAGGTTACGGCCGCGAAGCGGTGCAGGCGGTGCTGCACTGGGCCTTTACCCAGCGCGAGCCGCCACTCAGACGCGTGCGGCTGACCACCTTTTCACACAACCGCCGCGCCCAGCGCTCGTTTACCGCCGTGGGCTTTCGCGAGGTGGGCCGCAGCGAGCAGCCGGGCCGCACCGACGTTCATATGGAAATCACCGCCGAGGAGTGGCCGCATGCGCGTTCTGATACCTGA
- a CDS encoding NAD(P)-dependent oxidoreductase: MRVLIPDRPEFRALNLEGIEAVYYPTRLNAGADPEAALPEGEFSGLVGWGMPRPLRQAALKRPGLKWVLTLTAGIDGWLDDLPPGAALYNAHELHDAAVAQHAASALLASGRGLIRFAQDRQWERPGHLWTLNRRTVVVWGHGHIGHQLEALLSPFGVQLIGLRSSSTTEDIGAALAQADDLVLLLPLTEQTRQIVNAETLSHLRPGSWLYNFGRGELVDTGALLAALDSGRLGGAVLDVTDPEPLPEGHPLWGRANVLITPHVASTTDDLSQRAAAYAAQVLAQLARGEEPNNRVQVDKGY; the protein is encoded by the coding sequence ATGCGCGTTCTGATACCTGACCGTCCTGAATTCCGCGCCCTGAACCTGGAGGGCATCGAAGCCGTCTACTACCCCACCCGCCTGAACGCGGGGGCTGACCCCGAAGCGGCGCTGCCGGAAGGCGAGTTCAGCGGCCTGGTCGGCTGGGGCATGCCCCGGCCCCTGCGGCAGGCCGCCCTGAAGCGCCCCGGCCTGAAGTGGGTGCTGACCCTCACCGCCGGCATCGACGGCTGGCTCGACGACCTTCCGCCGGGCGCGGCGCTTTACAACGCCCACGAGCTGCACGACGCGGCGGTGGCCCAGCACGCCGCGTCGGCTTTGCTGGCCTCGGGGCGCGGCCTGATCCGCTTCGCCCAGGACCGGCAGTGGGAACGGCCCGGCCACCTCTGGACACTGAATAGACGGACCGTGGTGGTGTGGGGCCACGGCCACATCGGGCACCAGCTCGAAGCGCTGCTCTCGCCGTTTGGCGTGCAGCTGATCGGCCTGAGGTCGAGCAGCACCACCGAAGACATCGGCGCGGCGCTGGCCCAGGCCGACGATCTGGTGCTGCTGCTGCCGCTGACCGAGCAGACCCGTCAGATCGTGAACGCCGAGACCCTCTCCCACCTGCGCCCTGGCAGCTGGCTCTACAACTTCGGGCGCGGCGAACTGGTGGATACCGGCGCGCTGCTCGCGGCCCTGGACAGCGGCCGGCTCGGCGGCGCGGTGCTCGACGTGACCGACCCGGAGCCGCTGCCGGAAGGCCACCCGCTGTGGGGGCGCGCCAACGTGCTGATCACCCCGCACGTCGCCAGCACCACCGACGACCTCAGCCAGCGGGCGGCGGCCTACGCGGCGCAGGTGCTTGCCCAGCTCGCCCGGGGCGAGGAGCCGAACAACCGGGTGCAGGTGGACAAGGGGTACTAG
- the malQ gene encoding 4-alpha-glucanotransferase yields MSIPRSSGVLLHPTSLPGPYGIGELGEEARAFVDWLAQAGQHYWQVMPLGPTGYGDSPYQAFSAFAGNPYLVCLDTLREQGLLFENDFDAVPDFSADRVDFGLQYIWRNQMLSRAFSHFEAARAEGEMAELDAEFQAFCGDESHWLGDYALFMALKNEHGGLAWNNWPLPIRRREEAAMTEARERLKREIERYSFQQLLFFRQWSAIREYAAGKGVLIIGDIPIFVAMDSSDAWANPEQFFFDDEGQPTVVAGVPPDYFSETGQLWGNPLYDWDAMNKDGFKWWIRRFQASLKLYDLIRVDHFRGFAGYWEIPYPAETAMKGEWKPALGHEMFAAVREALGDLPIIAEDLGVITPDVEKLRDDYNLPGMAVLQFAFGGGDFAVNAFLPHNLKENQVVYTGTHDNDTTRGWWKNAEEMERHTFRLYTHTDPSEETFAWTLTEIAFESKANLAVVPLQDLLNLGSEDRMNLPGSTGPENWTWRYRKGALTPALAEKLRGLTEQTRRAAS; encoded by the coding sequence ATGAGTATTCCCCGTTCCAGCGGCGTCCTGCTGCATCCCACCAGCTTGCCCGGTCCGTACGGCATCGGCGAACTCGGCGAGGAAGCCCGCGCTTTCGTCGATTGGCTGGCCCAGGCCGGTCAGCACTACTGGCAGGTCATGCCGCTGGGGCCCACCGGCTACGGCGACAGCCCTTACCAGGCCTTCTCGGCCTTCGCCGGCAATCCGTATCTGGTCTGCCTCGATACCCTGCGTGAACAGGGCCTGCTGTTTGAGAACGACTTCGACGCGGTGCCGGACTTCAGCGCCGACCGGGTGGACTTCGGCCTGCAGTACATCTGGCGCAACCAGATGCTCAGCCGGGCCTTCTCGCACTTCGAGGCGGCGCGCGCCGAGGGAGAGATGGCCGAACTCGACGCCGAGTTTCAGGCTTTCTGCGGCGACGAAAGCCACTGGCTCGGCGACTATGCCCTCTTCATGGCTCTGAAAAACGAGCATGGCGGCCTGGCCTGGAACAACTGGCCGCTGCCGATTCGCCGCCGCGAGGAAGCGGCCATGACGGAGGCCAGGGAGCGGCTGAAGCGCGAAATCGAGCGCTACTCGTTTCAGCAGTTGCTGTTCTTCCGGCAGTGGAGCGCCATCCGGGAGTACGCCGCCGGAAAAGGCGTCCTGATCATCGGCGACATCCCGATTTTCGTGGCGATGGATTCCTCCGACGCCTGGGCCAACCCCGAGCAGTTCTTCTTCGACGACGAGGGCCAGCCCACCGTGGTGGCGGGCGTGCCGCCGGACTACTTCAGCGAAACCGGGCAGCTGTGGGGCAACCCGCTCTACGACTGGGACGCCATGAACAAAGACGGCTTCAAGTGGTGGATTCGCCGCTTCCAGGCCAGCCTCAAGCTCTACGACCTGATCCGGGTGGATCACTTCCGCGGCTTTGCCGGTTACTGGGAAATTCCCTACCCGGCCGAGACCGCTATGAAAGGTGAGTGGAAACCGGCGCTGGGCCACGAGATGTTCGCGGCGGTGCGTGAAGCGCTGGGCGACCTGCCGATCATCGCCGAGGACCTGGGCGTGATCACTCCCGACGTGGAAAAGCTGCGCGACGACTACAACCTGCCGGGCATGGCGGTGCTGCAGTTCGCCTTCGGCGGCGGCGACTTTGCGGTCAACGCCTTCCTGCCGCACAACCTCAAGGAAAACCAGGTCGTGTACACCGGCACCCACGACAACGACACCACCCGCGGCTGGTGGAAGAACGCCGAGGAGATGGAGCGCCACACCTTCCGGCTCTACACCCACACCGACCCCAGCGAGGAGACCTTCGCCTGGACCCTGACCGAGATCGCTTTCGAATCGAAGGCCAATCTGGCGGTGGTGCCCTTGCAGGACCTGCTCAACCTGGGCAGCGAGGACCGCATGAACCTGCCCGGCAGCACCGGCCCCGAGAACTGGACCTGGCGCTACCGCAAAGGCGCCCTGACCCCGGCGCTGGCCGAGAAGCTGCGCGGCCTGACCGAGCAGACCCGGCGCGCCGCTTCGTAG
- a CDS encoding cob(I)yrinic acid a,c-diamide adenosyltransferase yields MKLYTRTGDGGQTGLYGADRVSKTHPRVEAYGTVDELNSVLGLARAHNGRSHTPQPDVESDLEYLQNALFDLGADLATRQESPYAKNIARLDEQDVLQLEELIDRYQAGVQELRHFIHPSGTPVAASLHVARSVARRAERDVLRLMDVEDANPQTQIYLNRVSDLLFVMARAVNARAGLSEEAWKVKPRRTPRTAAPEAE; encoded by the coding sequence ATGAAACTCTATACCCGCACCGGCGACGGCGGCCAGACCGGACTCTACGGCGCCGACCGCGTCAGCAAGACCCACCCGCGCGTGGAAGCCTACGGCACGGTGGACGAACTCAACAGCGTGCTGGGGCTGGCCCGCGCCCACAACGGCCGCTCGCACACGCCGCAGCCCGACGTCGAGAGCGACCTCGAATACCTGCAAAACGCGCTGTTCGACCTCGGCGCCGACCTCGCCACCCGGCAGGAAAGCCCGTACGCCAAGAACATCGCCCGTCTCGACGAGCAAGACGTCTTGCAACTCGAGGAGCTGATCGACCGTTATCAGGCCGGCGTTCAGGAATTGCGCCACTTCATTCACCCCAGCGGCACCCCGGTGGCGGCCAGCCTGCATGTGGCCCGCAGCGTGGCCCGCCGGGCCGAGCGCGACGTGCTGCGCCTGATGGATGTGGAAGACGCCAATCCGCAGACCCAGATCTACCTCAACCGCGTCTCGGACCTGCTGTTCGTCATGGCCCGCGCCGTCAACGCCCGCGCCGGGCTGAGCGAGGAAGCCTGGAAAGTCAAACCCCGCCGGACCCCAAGAACGGCCGCGCCGGAAGCTGAGTAA
- a CDS encoding SDR family oxidoreductase, whose protein sequence is MTSKFKSAFVTGGSKGIGYATAQALVEEGYRVTITSRDQKEIETAAQKLGEGTRGVVCDVRDFASVQQAIQGHAEAFDGLDVLFVNAGVGKFAPIQDLSAEDWQAVIDTNLTGAFFTVKAAVPYLKESQGYVITLSSLAGKNPFAGGGAYNASKFGLNGLSEVMMLDLRPLNIKVTQIMPGSVATHFGGHTPSQQDAWKIQPEDIAQIVVDLLKMPSRTLPSRVEVRPSQPPRK, encoded by the coding sequence ATGACCAGCAAGTTCAAGAGCGCGTTCGTGACCGGCGGCAGCAAGGGCATCGGCTACGCCACCGCCCAGGCGTTGGTGGAAGAAGGTTACCGGGTGACCATCACCAGCCGCGACCAAAAGGAAATCGAGACGGCGGCGCAGAAGCTTGGCGAAGGCACCCGCGGCGTGGTGTGCGACGTGCGCGATTTCGCCTCGGTGCAGCAGGCCATCCAGGGGCACGCCGAGGCGTTCGACGGCCTCGACGTGCTGTTCGTCAATGCCGGGGTGGGCAAGTTCGCCCCGATTCAGGACCTCAGCGCCGAGGACTGGCAGGCAGTGATCGACACCAACCTCACCGGCGCCTTTTTCACGGTCAAGGCGGCGGTGCCCTACCTCAAGGAAAGCCAGGGCTACGTGATCACCCTCTCGAGCCTGGCTGGCAAGAATCCGTTCGCGGGCGGCGGCGCCTACAACGCTTCCAAATTCGGCCTCAATGGGCTCTCGGAAGTGATGATGCTCGACCTACGCCCCCTGAACATTAAGGTCACCCAGATCATGCCCGGCTCGGTGGCGACCCACTTCGGGGGGCATACCCCCTCCCAGCAGGACGCCTGGAAAATTCAGCCGGAAGACATCGCCCAGATCGTGGTGGACCTGCTGAAAATGCCCTCCCGCACGCTCCCCAGCCGCGTCGAGGTGCGCCCGTCTCAACCACCGCGTAAGTAA
- the pilM gene encoding type IV pilus assembly protein PilM: MSSFLQRLINPTPVAIGVEIGTSSIKVVALKPGSPPVLQHAVMVPTPIGSMRDGMVVEPQAVASELKRLLAQHRITTKYAVTSVPNQQAVTRNIMVPRMDPKELKEAIKWEAERYIPYPIDEVSLDFDVLDDVGSMSEEGQMEVVIAAAPTEAIARQVEVLRLAGLEPTIIDLKSFCTLRALRGNLLGEHLTKSTLTGTNYTESGEVALVMEIGASSSVISLVRGDRVLMARNINVAADDFTTALQKAFDLDFASAEEVKIGYATATTPTEDEEDLLNFDMAREQYSPARVFEVVRPVLGELITEVRRSMEFYRVQSGDIVVDRTFLAGGGAKLRGLAAAISDALGFRVEVASPWLTVQTDQASVDTGYLQTNAPEFTVPLGLALRGVNSRG; this comes from the coding sequence ATGTCGAGTTTTCTACAACGGCTCATCAACCCAACACCGGTGGCCATCGGGGTCGAAATCGGCACCAGTTCCATCAAGGTGGTGGCGCTCAAACCCGGTTCGCCGCCGGTGCTGCAACACGCCGTGATGGTGCCCACGCCGATCGGCAGCATGCGTGACGGCATGGTGGTCGAACCCCAAGCGGTCGCCAGCGAACTCAAGCGCCTCCTCGCCCAGCACCGCATCACCACCAAGTACGCCGTGACCTCGGTGCCCAACCAGCAGGCCGTGACGCGCAACATCATGGTGCCGCGCATGGACCCCAAGGAGCTCAAGGAAGCCATCAAGTGGGAAGCCGAGCGCTACATTCCCTACCCCATCGACGAAGTGAGCCTGGATTTCGACGTGCTCGACGACGTGGGCAGCATGTCCGAAGAGGGCCAGATGGAAGTGGTGATCGCGGCGGCCCCCACCGAGGCGATCGCCCGGCAGGTCGAGGTGCTGAGGCTGGCGGGACTTGAGCCCACCATCATCGACCTCAAGTCGTTTTGCACCCTGCGCGCCCTGCGCGGCAACTTGCTCGGCGAGCACCTGACCAAGAGCACCCTCACCGGCACCAACTACACCGAGAGCGGAGAGGTGGCGCTGGTGATGGAAATCGGCGCCAGCAGCAGCGTGATCAGCCTCGTGCGCGGCGACCGGGTCTTAATGGCCCGCAACATCAACGTGGCGGCCGACGACTTCACTACCGCGCTGCAAAAAGCCTTCGACCTCGATTTCGCCTCGGCCGAGGAAGTCAAGATCGGCTACGCCACCGCCACCACCCCCACCGAGGACGAGGAAGACCTGCTCAACTTCGACATGGCCCGCGAGCAGTACAGCCCGGCGCGCGTGTTCGAGGTGGTGCGCCCGGTGCTCGGCGAACTCATCACCGAGGTGCGGCGCTCGATGGAGTTTTACCGGGTGCAGTCCGGCGACATCGTCGTCGACCGGACCTTCCTGGCCGGCGGCGGCGCCAAGCTGCGCGGCCTGGCCGCCGCCATCAGCGACGCGCTGGGCTTCCGGGTGGAAGTCGCCAGCCCCTGGCTGACGGTGCAGACCGATCAGGCCAGCGTGGACACCGGCTACCTGCAGACCAACGCGCCGGAATTCACCGTGCCGCTGGGTCTGGCGCTGAGGGGGGTGAATTCACGTGGTTGA
- a CDS encoding fimbrial assembly protein, giving the protein MVEINLLPPQYRKRTEPNVWMYASIGAAAVTLLLIAIPEIVVATQVGNLQRKLDDQNGQISALNSTVAPEYRSLTNSKTTLTAISQTAQSLSNGKTYWSTDLARFVSQLPQSGGVALSALNMHPSAVASLYNGKPASKEFDLSGSALSTAALVNFLNAYDADNYGVNFKSTQRNPETNNYTFSATVGQLDGTPVNAAATTPAAGTSVAAPAPSAPAPSATPASGVQQ; this is encoded by the coding sequence GTGGTTGAAATCAACTTATTGCCGCCGCAGTACCGCAAGCGCACCGAACCCAACGTCTGGATGTACGCCAGTATCGGAGCGGCGGCCGTGACCTTGCTGCTGATCGCCATTCCCGAAATCGTGGTGGCCACCCAGGTCGGCAACCTGCAGCGGAAACTCGACGACCAGAACGGGCAGATCAGCGCGCTGAACTCCACAGTGGCCCCCGAATACCGCAGCCTGACCAACAGCAAGACCACCCTGACGGCCATCAGCCAGACCGCCCAGAGCCTCAGCAACGGCAAGACCTACTGGTCGACCGATCTGGCGCGGTTCGTCAGCCAGCTGCCCCAGAGCGGCGGCGTGGCGCTCAGCGCCCTCAATATGCATCCGTCGGCCGTCGCCTCGCTCTACAACGGTAAACCTGCCAGCAAGGAATTCGATCTGAGCGGCTCGGCGCTGAGCACGGCGGCCCTGGTGAACTTCCTCAACGCCTACGACGCCGACAACTACGGGGTGAACTTCAAGAGCACCCAGCGCAATCCCGAGACCAACAACTACACCTTCAGCGCCACGGTCGGCCAGCTCGACGGCACCCCTGTCAACGCGGCGGCGACCACCCCGGCGGCCGGCACCAGCGTGGCTGCACCAGCGCCCAGCGCGCCGGCCCCTTCCGCCACCCCGGCCAGCGGAGTCCAGCAATGA
- a CDS encoding type 4a pilus biogenesis protein PilO: MNAQLPKLKPRDVFFIVLGVCLIVLLMWYFTRFQARQLSIQDLQSNLDLSSTQLSALQEQQAKLPGLRAEVRALEEKQAVFVRALPSTVKMGQVIRDVQDSVGAAGGKLDGIAVQNGTETNLPAGVQAVNLNVNLQGRFAPIFRTLRSIETMGRFSKVTSVNMTLPAPNASDPLLNGVINMTVYTFDPAQAQPAAPTTPSATEPAPAAPAAPAGGNS; this comes from the coding sequence ATGAACGCGCAACTGCCCAAACTCAAACCCCGCGACGTCTTTTTCATCGTGCTGGGCGTGTGCCTGATCGTGCTGCTGATGTGGTACTTCACCCGCTTTCAGGCCCGCCAGCTAAGCATCCAGGACCTTCAGAGCAACCTCGATCTGAGCAGCACCCAGCTCAGCGCGCTGCAAGAGCAGCAGGCCAAGCTGCCGGGCCTGCGCGCCGAGGTCAGGGCGCTGGAAGAAAAGCAGGCGGTGTTTGTCCGCGCCCTGCCCAGCACCGTCAAGATGGGGCAAGTCATCCGCGACGTGCAAGACAGCGTCGGGGCCGCCGGCGGCAAGCTCGACGGCATCGCGGTGCAAAACGGCACCGAGACGAACCTGCCGGCCGGCGTACAGGCGGTCAACCTCAACGTCAACTTGCAGGGCCGCTTCGCGCCGATTTTCCGCACCCTGCGCTCGATCGAGACGATGGGCCGCTTCTCCAAGGTCACCAGCGTCAACATGACTCTGCCGGCCCCCAACGCAAGCGATCCGCTGCTCAACGGCGTGATCAACATGACGGTCTACACCTTTGATCCGGCGCAGGCCCAGCCCGCCGCGCCCACCACGCCCTCGGCTACCGAGCCGGCCCCGGCCGCGCCCGCTGCCCCCGCCGGAGGCAACTCGTGA